One Entelurus aequoreus isolate RoL-2023_Sb linkage group LG09, RoL_Eaeq_v1.1, whole genome shotgun sequence genomic window carries:
- the spef1 gene encoding sperm flagellar protein 1 isoform X1: MERELDEEELQDFYAWIDKIPLSRPKRNITNDFSDGVMAAEVVKHFFPKLIDLHNYTPASSTQQKLSNWSLLNRKVFSKLNFHVPEKSVKKIVLRTAGVIESVLTTLREKIDKKLEYNSHNVLDLEYYDTSNAESSHTDLCESEVRYLSQMASDGLNKDDKLKLEKSRIQNTAQFYSNLDPPLRKILKEKEHAAMALQETVEILQMKVSKLERLVQLKDLRIDDLRQNLEKCNCTNGKQNYSNM, from the exons ATGGAGCGAGAGTTAGACGAGGAAGAGCTGCAGGATTTCTACGCATGGATCGATAAAATCCCTCTCTCGAGGCCCAAAAGAAACATCACCAATGACTTCAGCGACGGAG TAATGGCAGCTGAAGTTGTGAAGCATTTCTTCCCAAAGCTTATTGACTTGCACAACTACACTCCTGCCAGCTCAACACAACAAAAGCTCAGCAACTGGAGCCTTCTCAACAG GAAGGTGTTTTCCAAGTTGAACTTCCACGTGCCTGAGAAGTCAGTGAAGAAGATTGTACTAAGAACGGCGGGAGTGATCGAGAGCGTGCTGACCACCCTACGTGAGAAGATAGACAAGAAGCTAGAGTACAACTCACACAACGTACTA GATTTGGAATACTATGACACCAGCAATGCAGAGAGCAGTCACACAG ATCTTTGTGAGTCTGAGGTGAGGTATCTGTCTCAGATGGCATCTGACGGGCTGAACAAGGATGATAAGTTGAAATTGGAAAAAAG CAGAATACAAAACACAGCCCAGTTTTACTCCAACTTGGACCCGCCTCTGCGGAAAATTCTGAAAGAAAAAGAGCATGCGGCCATGGCTTTGCAGGAGACAGTCGAG atccTGCAGATGAAGGTGAGCAAGTTAGAGCGTCTGGTTCAGCTGAAGGACTTGCGGATAGACGATCTGAGGCAGAACCTGGAAAAGTGTAACTGTACGAATGGAAAACAAAATTATTCAAACATGTAG
- the spef1 gene encoding sperm flagellar protein 1 isoform X2 has protein sequence MERELDEEELQDFYAWIDKIPLSRPKRNITNDFSDGVMAAEVVKHFFPKLIDLHNYTPASSTQQKLSNWSLLNRKVFSKLNFHVPEKSVKKIVLRTAGVIESVLTTLREKIDKKLEYNSHNVLDLEYYDTSNAESSHTDLCESEVRYLSQMASDGLNKDDKLKLEKRIQNTAQFYSNLDPPLRKILKEKEHAAMALQETVEILQMKVSKLERLVQLKDLRIDDLRQNLEKCNCTNGKQNYSNM, from the exons ATGGAGCGAGAGTTAGACGAGGAAGAGCTGCAGGATTTCTACGCATGGATCGATAAAATCCCTCTCTCGAGGCCCAAAAGAAACATCACCAATGACTTCAGCGACGGAG TAATGGCAGCTGAAGTTGTGAAGCATTTCTTCCCAAAGCTTATTGACTTGCACAACTACACTCCTGCCAGCTCAACACAACAAAAGCTCAGCAACTGGAGCCTTCTCAACAG GAAGGTGTTTTCCAAGTTGAACTTCCACGTGCCTGAGAAGTCAGTGAAGAAGATTGTACTAAGAACGGCGGGAGTGATCGAGAGCGTGCTGACCACCCTACGTGAGAAGATAGACAAGAAGCTAGAGTACAACTCACACAACGTACTA GATTTGGAATACTATGACACCAGCAATGCAGAGAGCAGTCACACAG ATCTTTGTGAGTCTGAGGTGAGGTATCTGTCTCAGATGGCATCTGACGGGCTGAACAAGGATGATAAGTTGAAATTGGAAAAAAG AATACAAAACACAGCCCAGTTTTACTCCAACTTGGACCCGCCTCTGCGGAAAATTCTGAAAGAAAAAGAGCATGCGGCCATGGCTTTGCAGGAGACAGTCGAG atccTGCAGATGAAGGTGAGCAAGTTAGAGCGTCTGGTTCAGCTGAAGGACTTGCGGATAGACGATCTGAGGCAGAACCTGGAAAAGTGTAACTGTACGAATGGAAAACAAAATTATTCAAACATGTAG
- the spef1 gene encoding sperm flagellar protein 1 isoform X3, which translates to MERELDEEELQDFYAWIDKIPLSRPKRNITNDFSDGVMAAEVVKHFFPKLIDLHNYTPASSTQQKLSNWSLLNRKVFSKLNFHVPEKSVKKIVLRTAGVIESVLTTLREKIDKKLEYNSHNDLEYYDTSNAESSHTDLCESEVRYLSQMASDGLNKDDKLKLEKSRIQNTAQFYSNLDPPLRKILKEKEHAAMALQETVEILQMKVSKLERLVQLKDLRIDDLRQNLEKCNCTNGKQNYSNM; encoded by the exons ATGGAGCGAGAGTTAGACGAGGAAGAGCTGCAGGATTTCTACGCATGGATCGATAAAATCCCTCTCTCGAGGCCCAAAAGAAACATCACCAATGACTTCAGCGACGGAG TAATGGCAGCTGAAGTTGTGAAGCATTTCTTCCCAAAGCTTATTGACTTGCACAACTACACTCCTGCCAGCTCAACACAACAAAAGCTCAGCAACTGGAGCCTTCTCAACAG GAAGGTGTTTTCCAAGTTGAACTTCCACGTGCCTGAGAAGTCAGTGAAGAAGATTGTACTAAGAACGGCGGGAGTGATCGAGAGCGTGCTGACCACCCTACGTGAGAAGATAGACAAGAAGCTAGAGTACAACTCACACAAC GATTTGGAATACTATGACACCAGCAATGCAGAGAGCAGTCACACAG ATCTTTGTGAGTCTGAGGTGAGGTATCTGTCTCAGATGGCATCTGACGGGCTGAACAAGGATGATAAGTTGAAATTGGAAAAAAG CAGAATACAAAACACAGCCCAGTTTTACTCCAACTTGGACCCGCCTCTGCGGAAAATTCTGAAAGAAAAAGAGCATGCGGCCATGGCTTTGCAGGAGACAGTCGAG atccTGCAGATGAAGGTGAGCAAGTTAGAGCGTCTGGTTCAGCTGAAGGACTTGCGGATAGACGATCTGAGGCAGAACCTGGAAAAGTGTAACTGTACGAATGGAAAACAAAATTATTCAAACATGTAG
- the spef1 gene encoding sperm flagellar protein 1 isoform X4 translates to MERELDEEELQDFYAWIDKIPLSRPKRNITNDFSDGVMAAEVVKHFFPKLIDLHNYTPASSTQQKLSNWSLLNRKVFSKLNFHVPEKSVKKIVLRTAGVIESVLTTLREKIDKKLEYNSHNDLEYYDTSNAESSHTDLCESEVRYLSQMASDGLNKDDKLKLEKRIQNTAQFYSNLDPPLRKILKEKEHAAMALQETVEILQMKVSKLERLVQLKDLRIDDLRQNLEKCNCTNGKQNYSNM, encoded by the exons ATGGAGCGAGAGTTAGACGAGGAAGAGCTGCAGGATTTCTACGCATGGATCGATAAAATCCCTCTCTCGAGGCCCAAAAGAAACATCACCAATGACTTCAGCGACGGAG TAATGGCAGCTGAAGTTGTGAAGCATTTCTTCCCAAAGCTTATTGACTTGCACAACTACACTCCTGCCAGCTCAACACAACAAAAGCTCAGCAACTGGAGCCTTCTCAACAG GAAGGTGTTTTCCAAGTTGAACTTCCACGTGCCTGAGAAGTCAGTGAAGAAGATTGTACTAAGAACGGCGGGAGTGATCGAGAGCGTGCTGACCACCCTACGTGAGAAGATAGACAAGAAGCTAGAGTACAACTCACACAAC GATTTGGAATACTATGACACCAGCAATGCAGAGAGCAGTCACACAG ATCTTTGTGAGTCTGAGGTGAGGTATCTGTCTCAGATGGCATCTGACGGGCTGAACAAGGATGATAAGTTGAAATTGGAAAAAAG AATACAAAACACAGCCCAGTTTTACTCCAACTTGGACCCGCCTCTGCGGAAAATTCTGAAAGAAAAAGAGCATGCGGCCATGGCTTTGCAGGAGACAGTCGAG atccTGCAGATGAAGGTGAGCAAGTTAGAGCGTCTGGTTCAGCTGAAGGACTTGCGGATAGACGATCTGAGGCAGAACCTGGAAAAGTGTAACTGTACGAATGGAAAACAAAATTATTCAAACATGTAG